The following proteins are encoded in a genomic region of Gimesia algae:
- a CDS encoding cysteine desulfurase family protein: MSIPASQRIFLDNNSTTRPLDDVVDLLAEQYRTHYANPGSAHAEGRQARRVLEDAREQLAALLGAHPQEVIFTSGGTESINLAIQGFLSGSPGEIVLPAGEHPATVNTIRRLAPRGLKQIPLPLDDEGRIETKALAELNWEHVQLATSILAHNETGVIQDIAPLAESCQKHNIPLHLDCVQAIGKIPFHFHDSGATAVSLAAHKFHGPRGVGALIVKADARLLPQIAGGHQERGKRAGTEPVALAAGMAKALAAAVQDQEARASQTAALRDRLQVGLQELCSPTVVNGSQQHRLPNTLNISFPGLDGEALLISLDLAGISCSLGSACASGSRDPAPVLLAMGCEERVYRSAVRLSLSFLNTNEEIEAAIMRISKVVNQLRS, encoded by the coding sequence ATGTCGATACCAGCTTCACAACGGATTTTTCTGGATAACAATTCCACAACACGTCCCCTGGATGACGTGGTGGACTTGCTTGCAGAACAGTATCGAACACACTATGCCAATCCCGGCAGCGCTCATGCAGAGGGGCGCCAGGCGCGCAGAGTACTGGAAGATGCCCGCGAACAACTGGCCGCACTCCTGGGTGCGCATCCCCAGGAAGTCATTTTTACCAGCGGTGGTACGGAATCGATCAATCTGGCCATTCAGGGATTTTTGTCTGGATCTCCCGGAGAGATTGTCTTACCAGCGGGTGAGCATCCCGCTACGGTCAACACCATCCGTCGCCTGGCACCGCGGGGACTGAAACAGATTCCACTTCCTTTGGACGACGAGGGCAGAATTGAGACTAAAGCACTCGCTGAACTAAACTGGGAACACGTGCAGTTGGCCACCTCTATCCTGGCTCATAACGAGACCGGGGTAATTCAGGATATTGCCCCGCTGGCGGAAAGCTGTCAGAAACATAATATTCCCCTGCATCTGGATTGCGTGCAGGCCATCGGGAAGATTCCGTTTCATTTTCATGACTCAGGCGCGACTGCCGTCAGCCTGGCAGCTCATAAATTTCATGGTCCGCGAGGCGTAGGTGCCCTGATCGTTAAAGCAGACGCACGCCTGCTGCCTCAAATTGCAGGCGGACATCAGGAGCGGGGCAAACGGGCAGGAACCGAACCGGTGGCATTGGCAGCGGGCATGGCAAAAGCGCTGGCAGCAGCTGTGCAGGATCAGGAAGCACGAGCAAGCCAGACTGCAGCGCTCAGAGATCGTCTGCAGGTGGGACTGCAGGAACTCTGCTCGCCAACAGTTGTCAATGGCAGTCAACAGCATCGGCTTCCCAATACCCTCAACATCTCTTTTCCCGGCCTGGATGGAGAAGCCCTGCTGATCTCACTCGATCTGGCAGGCATCTCCTGCTCTCTGGGCAGCGCCTGTGCCAGCGGTTCACGAGACCCGGCTCCCGTGCTGCTGGCGATGGGCTGCGAGGAACGCGTCTATCGCTCTGCAGTTCGATTAAGCCTTTCGTTCCTCAATACAAACGAGGAGATCGAAGCAGCCATCATGCGAATCAGCAAAGTGGTCAACCAACTGCGGTCCTGA
- a CDS encoding AAA family ATPase, with protein sequence MTDHEEHLMVQEDNEAQRDLEAQAIRGLSNAYLLMRDEIGKVIIGQSEVVDEILISLFSRGHCLLVGVPGLAKTLLVSTIAKILHLSFRRIQFTPDLMPSDITGTDVLQDDPETGHRSFQFMQGPLFTNVLLADEINRTPPKTQAALLEAMQERHVTVGSNTYRLPEPFFVLATQNPIEQEGTYPLPEAQLDRFMFNVVVNYPTAAEELMILKQTTGNQKPELEAALTGRQILALQEVVRKVPVAEHVFVYARDLVRATRPGEATAPKFIKEYLSWGAGPRAGQFLILGAKARAILEGRFHVSTEDIKSVAHAVLRHRIVTTFQADSKGLAPDDIIDMLIEHVPNQLKTQAKAAAKG encoded by the coding sequence ATGACCGACCATGAAGAGCATCTGATGGTTCAGGAAGACAATGAAGCACAACGTGATCTGGAAGCACAGGCCATCCGTGGGCTGTCCAATGCTTACCTGCTGATGCGCGATGAAATTGGGAAAGTCATCATCGGTCAGTCGGAAGTTGTGGATGAAATCCTCATCTCACTGTTCAGCCGAGGCCACTGCCTGCTGGTCGGTGTACCGGGACTGGCCAAAACACTGCTGGTCAGCACGATTGCCAAAATCCTGCACCTTTCATTTCGTCGCATCCAGTTTACCCCGGACCTGATGCCTTCCGATATCACAGGAACCGACGTTCTGCAGGACGATCCGGAAACCGGGCATCGTTCCTTCCAGTTTATGCAGGGACCACTCTTCACGAACGTCCTGCTGGCAGATGAAATTAACCGAACGCCTCCCAAAACTCAGGCTGCGCTACTGGAAGCCATGCAGGAACGTCATGTGACTGTCGGCTCAAATACCTATCGTCTGCCGGAACCCTTTTTTGTACTGGCAACGCAAAATCCGATCGAACAGGAAGGTACCTATCCACTGCCGGAAGCGCAGCTGGACCGCTTTATGTTTAATGTGGTTGTGAATTATCCGACTGCTGCCGAAGAACTCATGATCCTCAAACAGACGACCGGCAATCAAAAACCGGAGTTGGAAGCCGCATTAACGGGGCGTCAGATTCTGGCGCTGCAGGAAGTCGTCCGCAAAGTTCCTGTCGCCGAGCATGTATTTGTCTATGCCCGGGATCTGGTACGGGCCACGCGTCCGGGAGAAGCGACGGCCCCCAAGTTCATTAAAGAATATTTGTCATGGGGCGCCGGCCCACGTGCTGGACAGTTTCTGATATTGGGAGCCAAAGCCCGAGCCATTCTGGAAGGGCGTTTTCATGTCTCGACCGAGGATATCAAATCCGTTGCCCATGCAGTCCTCAGGCATCGCATTGTCACCACCTTTCAGGCAGACAGTAAAGGGCTTGCTCCCGACGATATTATTGACATGCTGATTGAACATGTTCCCAACCAGCTTAAAACTCAGGCGAAAGCAGCCGCAAAAGGTTAA
- a CDS encoding 3'-5' exonuclease, with protein MSQPPVAYLVFDVEAIADGDLISRVRYPGEELSPAEALARYQAEQVEATGSDFIPATFMLPVSVAVAKLSEDYRLQDLTVLDPPEFRPQIITKKFWQGWVHYGQPTLVTFNGRGYDLPVLELAAYRYGISLPEWFNVNARSFDQSRNRYNTGAHLDLMDLFSNFGAGRITGGLNLLANLIGKPGKTGIDGSQVQSMYDSGKVDEINDYCRCDVLDTYFVFLRSRVLAGFLSIDAEQEIVTEAYRYLEQEANSNKAYQHYLEHWGDWEPPTE; from the coding sequence GTGTCCCAGCCCCCCGTAGCGTATCTTGTATTTGATGTGGAAGCGATCGCCGATGGCGATCTGATTTCCCGTGTTCGTTATCCGGGGGAGGAATTGTCCCCTGCGGAAGCCCTGGCCCGCTATCAGGCCGAACAGGTTGAGGCCACCGGCAGCGACTTCATTCCGGCTACTTTTATGCTGCCGGTCTCTGTGGCGGTGGCTAAGTTGTCTGAAGACTATCGGCTGCAGGATCTGACAGTACTCGATCCACCCGAATTTCGCCCGCAAATCATCACAAAGAAATTCTGGCAGGGCTGGGTGCACTATGGTCAGCCAACCTTAGTCACTTTTAATGGTCGTGGTTATGATTTGCCGGTTCTGGAACTGGCAGCATATCGCTATGGAATTTCACTGCCGGAATGGTTCAATGTGAACGCCCGCAGTTTTGATCAATCACGCAACCGCTATAATACCGGCGCTCACCTCGATCTGATGGATCTGTTTTCCAATTTCGGTGCCGGCCGGATAACGGGAGGGCTGAACCTGTTGGCCAATCTGATCGGCAAGCCAGGCAAAACCGGCATTGATGGTTCGCAGGTGCAGTCGATGTATGATTCCGGCAAAGTGGATGAAATCAACGACTACTGCCGTTGTGATGTTCTGGATACCTATTTCGTATTTCTCCGTTCCCGGGTCCTGGCAGGATTCCTCAGTATTGATGCTGAGCAGGAGATCGTCACGGAGGCCTATCGGTATCTGGAGCAGGAAGCAAACTCCAACAAGGCGTATCAGCACTACCTTGAACACTGGGGAGATTGGGAACCGCCGACCGAATAG
- a CDS encoding HEAT repeat domain-containing protein: MTNRICLLLCLTLFTLLPAQVFSQAERLRKQQVSSESPQTKAQSLRLLNDIEARLKTVNQPTAHQPPVTAESDAFIIVDDTVRGVNYNRTPNVHFLLTRLILINQSPRPLKLVRSQIKAFVDGQETPLRTLPPNLINQPVQLGKRSLRLNSLNFQNDATVPPGEQGSLWILLTDLPGAPHIPKIEFQVTVNDQTLKLNVNRFELGKLKYTIKLLGPSQCLAELTVSGELNSINIGSLIQEIDLLTTQNIKRFVMHFPDPKTQIDDSVEKWLPRAASQVGINAMVNSPFPVFPNMISELHLSGEVFKNSKVPFLGIKKGQVTHETESAAIHAALDSAMSVLTREKVAEQIRTGSPAVKIAALISGGRQLTNAELPLILELTSDPDPLVQQAALFALRYLGDSRVYERLTQVAKTGGPQAEVAVASLAESRFAQGQKVLLKLLKESPPASQKTMIQIIAQSPRPQWGDAIYQFISSDNLELRKAAIQALILNGHPRLFEILSEALQSPNPEIREVAFQELIQQKDNESETLALNYVLSQLKQTAPTQAMLTFLDRLKDQRAIPLLFRHLENPKLDSGLRVAVIKTLASIGDQTVESGFLKVYPQAKVNEKLVILSSLQEVDSPHYYELVEQALNDSDLKIVNGAIDSLRKSGSIEAVNLLQKTLRKTDQSSTWRAIYSSLVSIGTPEARRIIMDARFEGDLDDKKRAAATALNNIYTRSPGSQYVKNGNTEQGRKQYEEALEEYQTALSIDSLLVPAYQGIVNVQNAMQKYEEALKTADQGLKIDSMHARLYVAKGMIYSNLSQSEEALQQFHKAIEIDPLDHFSYVMLASHYSKHNQNEKALEAYDGAIHANPRNMDLYDFKADLQLSLKRPDDALKTYDQAIEVNRGQIKAYSSKMTLLRKLHRYYQVLAVCDDILKEGSLKRNPQYVMYAYLTKANTYQQLSQLENAIAACDAAIKIRPGEMQPYLTKAHIYTEAEQWEKALHVYDQMIQDPTIQKDNRLIDAFTGRGHMNLQRMDWQSAQKDFQRAFEIDNKSSQAITGLAICMVYNHQEDKAISFVNEQLKNFKEDGLFHYNVACVYGRALINLKDEKKTPDAQKTIKGYQDTAIQHLSKASDLGFQDVEWMQKDPDLSELQPLPAFKALVQTLEKKTSLLQ, from the coding sequence ATGACAAATCGAATCTGTCTGCTGCTGTGTCTGACACTCTTTACCCTGCTTCCCGCACAGGTCTTCTCCCAGGCGGAAAGGCTGCGAAAGCAGCAGGTCTCATCGGAAAGTCCGCAAACGAAGGCCCAGAGTCTGCGGTTACTCAATGATATAGAAGCGCGACTCAAAACGGTCAACCAACCAACCGCGCATCAGCCCCCGGTGACAGCGGAGAGCGATGCTTTTATCATTGTTGACGATACAGTCAGGGGCGTAAACTATAACAGGACGCCCAACGTGCATTTTTTGCTGACGCGTCTGATTCTGATCAACCAGAGCCCACGGCCCCTCAAACTGGTCCGCAGCCAGATTAAAGCTTTCGTAGATGGTCAGGAAACTCCCCTGCGAACTTTACCTCCCAATCTGATCAACCAACCTGTCCAGTTGGGAAAACGTAGCCTGCGACTCAATAGTTTAAATTTTCAAAATGATGCCACCGTACCACCCGGCGAACAGGGCAGTTTGTGGATATTACTCACAGACTTACCTGGGGCACCTCATATTCCGAAAATCGAATTTCAAGTCACGGTCAATGATCAGACACTGAAACTGAATGTGAACCGCTTCGAACTCGGTAAATTGAAATATACCATCAAATTGCTGGGCCCCAGCCAGTGTCTGGCAGAATTGACTGTGAGCGGCGAGTTGAATTCCATTAATATCGGAAGCCTCATTCAGGAAATTGATCTCCTGACAACCCAGAACATCAAACGCTTCGTCATGCATTTCCCGGACCCGAAAACTCAGATCGACGATTCGGTCGAAAAATGGCTACCTCGCGCAGCAAGTCAAGTGGGGATCAATGCGATGGTGAATTCTCCCTTCCCTGTCTTTCCCAACATGATCTCTGAACTGCATCTGTCCGGAGAAGTGTTTAAGAACTCCAAAGTACCTTTCCTCGGAATCAAGAAGGGACAGGTCACGCATGAAACAGAATCAGCGGCGATCCACGCCGCACTCGACAGTGCAATGAGTGTTCTCACGCGGGAAAAAGTAGCAGAGCAGATCCGGACAGGTTCACCGGCAGTGAAAATCGCAGCACTCATCAGTGGCGGTCGACAGCTGACCAATGCAGAACTGCCGCTGATCCTGGAACTCACATCAGATCCGGACCCGCTCGTACAACAGGCCGCATTATTTGCCTTACGTTATCTGGGAGACTCCCGCGTCTATGAACGGTTAACCCAGGTCGCTAAAACGGGCGGCCCTCAGGCCGAAGTCGCCGTTGCCAGCCTGGCAGAATCCCGGTTTGCCCAAGGCCAGAAGGTGCTGTTAAAACTGTTAAAAGAAAGCCCTCCGGCCTCTCAGAAAACAATGATTCAGATTATCGCTCAGAGCCCACGTCCTCAGTGGGGAGATGCCATCTATCAATTCATCTCCAGTGATAACCTGGAACTCCGTAAAGCGGCGATCCAGGCGCTGATACTTAATGGTCATCCACGACTCTTTGAAATATTGTCAGAGGCGCTACAGTCTCCCAATCCGGAAATACGCGAAGTAGCCTTCCAGGAACTGATTCAACAGAAAGACAATGAGAGTGAAACATTGGCCTTGAATTATGTTCTGTCGCAACTGAAACAGACTGCACCAACCCAGGCCATGCTTACTTTTCTCGATCGACTGAAAGATCAGCGTGCCATCCCGCTTCTGTTTCGGCATCTGGAAAATCCAAAACTCGATTCCGGACTGCGGGTCGCCGTCATAAAAACATTGGCCTCGATTGGTGACCAGACAGTAGAATCCGGTTTCCTCAAAGTTTATCCCCAGGCAAAGGTCAACGAAAAATTAGTGATCCTCTCCTCACTGCAGGAAGTCGATTCCCCTCACTATTACGAACTGGTAGAGCAGGCTTTAAATGACAGCGATCTGAAGATTGTTAATGGAGCCATCGACAGTTTGCGCAAATCCGGTTCCATCGAAGCCGTCAATTTATTACAGAAGACATTACGCAAAACCGATCAGTCTTCTACCTGGAGAGCCATCTATTCATCGCTGGTTTCAATCGGTACCCCTGAGGCACGACGGATTATTATGGACGCCCGTTTTGAAGGAGATCTCGATGATAAAAAAAGGGCTGCTGCCACGGCGCTGAATAATATTTATACGCGTTCACCAGGCTCCCAGTACGTAAAAAATGGTAATACGGAACAGGGTAGAAAACAATACGAGGAAGCTTTGGAAGAATATCAGACTGCGCTCAGCATCGATTCGCTGCTCGTGCCGGCCTATCAGGGTATCGTCAATGTTCAAAATGCAATGCAGAAATATGAAGAGGCTCTCAAGACCGCAGATCAGGGGCTGAAAATCGACAGCATGCATGCGCGATTATATGTCGCGAAAGGGATGATCTACAGCAACCTGTCGCAATCCGAAGAAGCACTGCAGCAGTTTCACAAAGCGATTGAAATCGACCCGCTGGATCATTTCTCCTATGTCATGCTGGCTTCACATTATTCCAAACATAATCAAAACGAAAAAGCGCTGGAAGCCTATGACGGTGCCATTCATGCCAACCCCCGTAATATGGATCTTTACGATTTCAAAGCCGATCTCCAGCTCTCCCTCAAACGTCCCGACGATGCACTCAAAACCTATGATCAGGCCATCGAAGTCAATCGCGGACAGATCAAGGCCTATTCCAGCAAGATGACCCTGCTGCGAAAACTCCACCGCTACTACCAGGTTCTGGCCGTCTGTGATGATATCTTAAAAGAAGGCAGCCTGAAGAGAAATCCGCAGTATGTTATGTATGCCTATCTGACAAAAGCCAATACCTATCAGCAACTCTCTCAACTGGAGAATGCCATCGCCGCCTGTGACGCTGCAATTAAAATCAGACCCGGGGAAATGCAGCCTTACCTCACCAAAGCTCATATTTATACCGAAGCAGAGCAATGGGAAAAAGCGTTGCACGTATATGATCAGATGATTCAGGATCCCACGATCCAGAAAGACAATCGCCTGATAGATGCCTTTACCGGCCGCGGTCATATGAATTTACAGCGCATGGACTGGCAGTCTGCTCAGAAAGATTTCCAGCGAGCTTTTGAGATTGACAATAAAAGCTCACAGGCGATTACCGGCCTGGCAATCTGCATGGTTTACAATCATCAGGAAGACAAAGCGATTTCGTTCGTGAATGAACAGTTGAAAAACTTCAAAGAAGATGGGCTGTTTCATTATAATGTCGCCTGCGTTTACGGACGGGCGTTGATCAATCTGAAGGATGAGAAAAAAACACCTGACGCTCAGAAAACCATCAAAGGTTATCAGGACACAGCGATCCAGCATCTGAGCAAGGCTTCCGATCTCGGCTTTCAAGATGTCGAGTGGATGCAAAAAGATCCTGATCTCAGTGAATTACAGCCCCTTCCCGCATTCAAAGCACTGGTTCAGACACTCGAAAAGAAAACGAGCCTATTACAGTAA
- a CDS encoding aldose 1-epimerase has product MTPIQIKDPDTGSFANILPELGFNCFEFQAMVNGQPIDVIDAHPDFASGNQRPSSGGIPILFPFPNRIANASFQWDGVPYELPADKTYHDKTGNAIHGFCLDLPWRVISQEESAVTGQFQLSIDGKHRLKYWPGDIFIEVRYEVKGAALRADIRVGNPGSNSVPWGLGTHPYFKVPLSKSGSLKNCLVESPASEEWVLEDCLPVGVKKSIGKSHDLREGAWLDQLQADDILTGMPEDIEQYECLIMDEQAGLVVTQDYDAIFSELVVFTPPDRDCVCLEPYTCVTNAINLLSADVETGLRVLPPESEIKTWIEIRAGKVIV; this is encoded by the coding sequence ATGACGCCTATTCAGATCAAAGACCCGGATACTGGTTCCTTCGCCAACATTTTACCAGAGCTGGGATTCAACTGCTTTGAATTCCAGGCAATGGTGAATGGTCAGCCGATTGATGTAATCGACGCACATCCTGATTTTGCATCAGGAAACCAACGCCCGAGCAGTGGTGGAATTCCCATTCTGTTCCCCTTCCCGAACCGCATCGCCAACGCGAGTTTTCAGTGGGATGGGGTTCCTTATGAACTCCCTGCTGATAAAACCTATCATGACAAAACCGGCAACGCCATTCATGGCTTCTGTCTGGATCTTCCCTGGCGGGTCATTTCGCAGGAAGAGTCTGCTGTGACAGGCCAGTTTCAATTGAGTATTGACGGAAAACACCGGCTGAAATACTGGCCCGGCGACATTTTTATTGAAGTCCGATATGAAGTCAAAGGGGCGGCTCTCCGCGCAGATATTCGTGTTGGTAATCCAGGCTCGAATTCGGTGCCCTGGGGGCTGGGCACACACCCTTACTTCAAAGTTCCCCTGTCAAAATCAGGCAGTCTCAAAAACTGCCTGGTGGAGTCGCCGGCGAGTGAGGAATGGGTGCTCGAAGACTGCCTGCCCGTCGGCGTCAAAAAGTCGATTGGAAAATCTCACGACCTGCGAGAAGGTGCCTGGCTGGACCAGCTGCAGGCAGATGATATCCTCACTGGCATGCCTGAAGATATTGAACAGTATGAATGCCTGATTATGGATGAGCAGGCAGGTCTGGTCGTAACTCAGGACTATGATGCCATCTTCTCCGAGCTGGTTGTTTTTACGCCCCCTGATCGGGATTGCGTCTGCCTGGAGCCTTACACGTGTGTCACGAATGCCATCAATCTGCTCAGCGCGGATGTGGAAACCGGACTCCGGGTGCTGCCACCGGAATCAGAGATCAAAACCTGGATTGAAATTCGGGCAGGAAAAGTAATTGTCTGA
- a CDS encoding YqgE/AlgH family protein, whose product MLNSLKGQFLVASRKLNDLNFYRSVVLIVEHNEQGATGLIVNRPSSFSITNALSRYFDMPKLEDMVFMGGPVEPNGMFALHNASDLEKSTEAIVPDLFMGSSPEIFEQVIWRISEGDPHLDFRIFFGCAGWAPLQLESEINRMDWLYTPAMTQDIFDIDPYDIWDTLLQRAMSERRFLPQETAHPEWN is encoded by the coding sequence ATGCTGAATTCTTTGAAGGGGCAATTCTTAGTCGCGTCCCGTAAGCTGAACGATCTCAATTTTTATCGATCTGTTGTGCTGATCGTAGAACATAACGAACAGGGAGCCACCGGTCTGATTGTCAATCGCCCTTCCTCCTTTTCGATTACCAATGCATTATCGCGTTATTTTGACATGCCCAAACTCGAGGACATGGTATTTATGGGAGGTCCGGTAGAACCGAATGGCATGTTTGCCCTGCATAATGCCAGTGATCTTGAAAAATCAACTGAGGCGATCGTCCCGGATTTATTCATGGGCAGCAGCCCGGAGATTTTCGAACAGGTAATCTGGCGCATTTCGGAAGGTGACCCGCATCTGGATTTTCGGATCTTTTTCGGTTGTGCCGGCTGGGCACCTTTACAACTGGAATCCGAAATAAATCGGATGGACTGGCTCTATACTCCTGCGATGACGCAAGACATCTTTGACATCGACCCCTATGATATCTGGGATACCCTGCTGCAACGTGCCATGTCAGAACGACGATTTCTACCTCAAGAAACGGCACATCCCGAGTGGAACTGA
- the thiC gene encoding phosphomethylpyrimidine synthase ThiC, protein MTNSSSANDLLYSLPPIGGNPSTRTNQTNPGSFANPPQIAPGAKGALTFSSPDTPGMPAPSEKTAWDFMPAGWELKPGFEENYETADAWTPPADFLPVTQLEFARCGTITPEMERVAEREPHLLAEQIRDEVASGRMIIPANKVHLGYQLDPMAIGRASKTKVNANMGASPVSSGTDEEIEKLKWAQQWGADTVMDLSTGGDIDGCRQAIIQNSSVPIGTVPIYSMIIARRLEDLDHASILQMLEHQAKQGVDYFTIHAGVLQEHLSLVAQRLIGIVSRGGSLLAKWMLHNKQQNPMYELWDDICEIMREYDVSFSIGDGLRPGGLADGSDRAQLAELCVLGELTERAWKKGVQVMIEGPGHISFDQIEFNMKLQRTLCHGAPFYVLGPLVTDIFPGYDHITSCIGATAAGYHGASMLCYVTPKEHLGLPKKDDVKQGCIAYKIAAHAADVALGIPGTRDRDDDLTEARAALNWEKHFELSFDPDTARALHDEDLDVDTDFCAMCGHDWCSVRISKEIQEFMSGKSEDYAWDKAKKSLPLTAEQQEILEKRGVLSPDEIHKLASKVKKEMVGEGEQDKASCHSDYVAPEEAQQMQTSKQLPVLNERP, encoded by the coding sequence ATGACAAACTCCTCCTCTGCGAACGACTTGCTGTACTCACTACCACCCATTGGTGGCAATCCCTCGACCCGTACGAACCAGACCAATCCGGGGAGTTTCGCAAATCCGCCACAGATCGCTCCGGGAGCGAAAGGAGCACTGACGTTCTCGTCTCCCGATACGCCGGGTATGCCTGCTCCCTCAGAAAAAACCGCCTGGGACTTTATGCCTGCAGGCTGGGAGCTGAAACCAGGCTTCGAAGAAAACTATGAAACAGCCGATGCCTGGACTCCCCCGGCTGACTTTCTGCCGGTCACCCAGCTGGAGTTTGCCCGCTGTGGAACTATCACACCGGAAATGGAACGGGTTGCCGAACGGGAACCGCATCTGCTCGCAGAACAGATCCGTGATGAAGTCGCTTCCGGTCGTATGATTATCCCTGCCAACAAAGTGCACCTGGGATACCAACTGGATCCGATGGCCATCGGTCGTGCTTCCAAAACTAAAGTGAACGCCAACATGGGAGCCTCGCCCGTTTCCTCCGGAACAGATGAAGAAATCGAAAAACTCAAATGGGCACAACAATGGGGTGCCGACACCGTAATGGATCTCTCGACCGGCGGCGATATTGACGGTTGTCGGCAGGCGATCATCCAGAACAGCTCCGTTCCCATTGGAACAGTTCCCATTTATTCCATGATCATCGCCCGTCGTCTGGAAGATCTGGATCACGCCAGTATTCTGCAGATGCTCGAACATCAGGCCAAACAGGGAGTCGACTATTTTACGATTCACGCCGGCGTGCTGCAGGAACACCTCTCACTCGTCGCACAGCGTCTGATCGGAATCGTCAGCCGTGGCGGTTCACTGCTGGCAAAATGGATGCTCCACAACAAACAGCAGAACCCGATGTACGAACTCTGGGACGACATCTGCGAAATCATGCGGGAATACGACGTCAGCTTCTCCATCGGTGACGGCTTGCGTCCTGGCGGACTGGCGGATGGCTCAGACCGTGCCCAGCTGGCAGAACTGTGCGTACTGGGTGAACTGACCGAACGTGCCTGGAAAAAAGGGGTGCAGGTCATGATTGAAGGACCCGGGCATATCTCCTTCGACCAGATCGAGTTCAATATGAAACTTCAGCGAACATTGTGTCATGGCGCTCCGTTCTATGTATTAGGGCCATTGGTCACAGACATCTTCCCGGGCTATGACCATATCACCAGCTGCATCGGTGCGACCGCAGCCGGCTATCACGGTGCCAGCATGCTCTGCTATGTGACTCCCAAAGAGCATCTGGGTTTGCCTAAAAAAGACGACGTCAAACAGGGCTGTATCGCTTACAAGATTGCTGCCCATGCGGCTGACGTCGCATTAGGAATTCCCGGAACCCGTGATCGGGACGATGATCTTACCGAAGCGCGGGCTGCCCTCAACTGGGAAAAACACTTCGAACTGAGCTTCGATCCGGATACCGCACGCGCTTTACATGATGAAGACCTGGACGTGGATACCGACTTCTGTGCGATGTGCGGCCACGACTGGTGCAGCGTTCGTATCTCCAAGGAGATTCAGGAATTCATGTCAGGAAAATCGGAAGACTATGCCTGGGACAAAGCGAAAAAATCGCTGCCGTTGACAGCCGAGCAGCAGGAAATTCTGGAAAAGCGCGGCGTTCTCAGCCCCGACGAAATTCACAAACTGGCATCAAAAGTCAAAAAGGAAATGGTCGGCGAAGGCGAACAGGACAAAGCATCCTGCCACAGTGACTACGTCGCTCCTGAAGAAGCACAACAGATGCAGACTTCGAAACAACTGCCGGTTCTGAATGAACGTCCCTGA
- a CDS encoding adenosine kinase, with the protein MQYDVYGVGNALVDIQARVSDATLQKLGFAKGIMTLVDEEIQQKVLGELDGAPISQCAGGSAANTILGVADFGGKAAYAGKVGSDMLGEFDLADMRKLGVTIEVPPAAEGQTGTCVVLITEDAQRTMLTNLGVSATLSVEDINEEHIKQSKYVYVEGYLFTGETQKRAAYRAIELAKKHGVKVAFTVSDPFLINLFRDEFQELIEGPVDLLFCNLEEARSLTGKQDAVDCAHVIHKHVPNLALTLGGDGSILMHEGRVIPIEGVEVKAIDTTGAGDMYAAGILYGITNGLNWHQAGHLASHAAARIVSQLGARLQNPFTQDDIQELLN; encoded by the coding sequence ATGCAGTACGATGTTTATGGCGTTGGCAACGCATTAGTTGATATTCAGGCACGCGTCTCGGACGCCACGCTCCAGAAACTCGGTTTTGCTAAGGGAATCATGACCCTGGTGGATGAAGAAATCCAGCAAAAAGTTCTTGGCGAACTGGATGGTGCCCCCATTTCCCAATGTGCGGGCGGTTCCGCTGCGAATACGATACTCGGAGTCGCTGATTTCGGTGGCAAAGCAGCCTACGCCGGTAAAGTGGGCAGTGACATGCTGGGGGAATTCGACCTCGCCGACATGCGTAAGCTGGGAGTGACGATAGAGGTTCCTCCCGCTGCGGAGGGGCAGACAGGAACGTGTGTGGTCCTCATTACTGAGGATGCGCAACGGACGATGCTCACGAATCTGGGGGTGTCAGCCACATTGAGCGTGGAAGATATCAACGAAGAACACATTAAACAGTCAAAATATGTGTATGTCGAAGGGTACTTGTTTACCGGAGAAACACAGAAGCGTGCTGCTTACCGCGCGATCGAACTGGCAAAAAAACATGGTGTCAAAGTGGCATTTACGGTATCCGATCCCTTCCTGATCAATCTGTTCCGGGATGAATTCCAGGAATTAATCGAAGGACCAGTGGATCTGCTGTTCTGTAATCTGGAAGAGGCCCGCAGTCTGACTGGCAAACAGGATGCCGTCGATTGTGCGCATGTGATTCACAAGCATGTCCCCAATCTGGCGTTGACACTGGGTGGTGATGGTTCGATTCTGATGCATGAAGGACGCGTGATTCCCATTGAAGGCGTGGAAGTGAAAGCCATTGATACGACCGGTGCCGGTGACATGTACGCCGCCGGGATTCTGTACGGAATCACCAATGGTTTGAACTGGCATCAGGCGGGCCATCTGGCTTCGCATGCTGCTGCCCGGATTGTCTCGCAACTGGGGGCCCGCTTACAAAATCCATTCACTCAGGATGACATTCAGGAACTGTTGAACTGA